A single window of Methylobacterium nodulans ORS 2060 DNA harbors:
- a CDS encoding ABC transporter permease, giving the protein MGEGYAAALPSNAWNWLAVWRRNCQAWKKVALASVLGNLADPMIYLFGLGFGIGVMLGQVEGTPYIAFLAAGMVATSAMTSATFETIYAAFARMHAQRTWEAILCTQLTLGDIVLGELAWAATRAFLAGTGITIVAAMLGYAAWPSFLYALPAIALTGLAFASLAMVVTALAPSYDYFVFYQTLFLTPMLFLCGAVFPAAQLPIAFQHIATVLPLAHSVDLVRAAMLGRPADSVGLHIGILCVYAVLPFFLSTALLGRRLLR; this is encoded by the coding sequence ATAGGCGAAGGTTATGCAGCGGCTCTGCCCTCCAACGCGTGGAACTGGCTCGCGGTATGGCGCCGCAACTGTCAGGCGTGGAAGAAAGTCGCGCTTGCATCGGTTCTCGGGAATCTCGCCGATCCCATGATCTATCTGTTTGGTCTCGGCTTTGGCATCGGGGTAATGTTAGGTCAAGTTGAAGGCACTCCATACATCGCGTTTCTAGCGGCTGGGATGGTCGCGACAAGCGCGATGACCTCCGCGACTTTCGAAACGATTTATGCGGCTTTCGCTCGCATGCACGCTCAGCGGACCTGGGAAGCAATCCTGTGCACGCAACTCACGCTCGGCGACATCGTTCTCGGTGAATTAGCGTGGGCAGCCACAAGGGCCTTTCTGGCCGGGACCGGAATTACGATTGTTGCGGCCATGCTGGGCTATGCAGCTTGGCCATCCTTCCTCTATGCGCTGCCGGCAATCGCCCTCACTGGTCTTGCGTTTGCAAGCCTAGCGATGGTCGTCACAGCGCTGGCGCCCAGTTACGACTATTTCGTTTTTTACCAGACTCTCTTCCTAACACCCATGCTGTTCTTGTGCGGTGCGGTGTTTCCGGCCGCTCAACTGCCAATCGCCTTTCAACACATAGCGACCGTCTTGCCACTAGCACATTCCGTCGATCTCGTTCGTGCAGCGATGCTTGGCCGTCCGGCTGACAGCGTCGGCCTGCATATCGGCATACTTTGCGTATACGCAGTATTGCCGTTTTTTTTGTCGACTGCGCTGCTTGGTCGGCGCCTCCTACGTTGA
- a CDS encoding sulfotransferase domain-containing protein — protein sequence MSRLTPPPEPFVILAMPRTGTHYLEELLNEHPNVLSNGELLNPYDMNWPDKDRLLRSDCELLELAYLRYPTRSTKAKVTHVGCKINEPQFRDRPGLFGELANWPRLKVILARRRNTLESLRSLVQARQSGQWLKFSSDNDATPPPRVNLSIADCEVYFKAADGFHDRVARSFASTDMVVIEYESLILDPNACLELIWNFLGVPALQLPGRAILQRQESRSLDQTVQNFHELRHHFAGRPYVRFFKVGDL from the coding sequence ATGAGCCGTCTAACACCCCCGCCTGAGCCATTTGTAATCCTAGCAATGCCGAGAACGGGCACGCACTATCTGGAAGAATTGCTGAACGAGCATCCGAACGTCTTGAGCAACGGTGAGCTGCTAAACCCGTATGATATGAATTGGCCCGATAAGGACCGCCTGCTCCGTAGCGATTGCGAGCTCCTTGAGCTTGCCTACCTGCGCTATCCTACGCGGAGCACCAAGGCTAAAGTGACGCACGTTGGCTGCAAGATCAACGAACCTCAGTTTCGCGACCGTCCTGGCTTATTTGGCGAGCTGGCCAATTGGCCGCGCCTCAAAGTCATCCTGGCACGTCGCAGAAACACATTGGAATCGCTTCGGTCGTTGGTGCAGGCAAGGCAGTCTGGCCAGTGGCTGAAGTTCAGTTCTGACAATGACGCAACTCCGCCGCCGCGTGTCAATTTATCAATCGCTGATTGCGAGGTCTACTTCAAGGCCGCCGATGGTTTTCATGACCGGGTCGCGCGCTCCTTTGCGTCGACTGACATGGTTGTGATCGAGTACGAGAGTCTTATTCTTGATCCCAACGCGTGTTTGGAATTGATTTGGAATTTTCTGGGAGTTCCAGCGCTTCAGCTTCCTGGTCGCGCGATCCTTCAGCGTCAGGAATCGCGATCGCTGGACCAAACCGTGCAGAATTTTCATGAGTTGCGACACCATTTCGCGGGTAGACCTTATGTACGATTCTTCAAAGTGGGTGATTTGTGA
- a CDS encoding efflux RND transporter periplasmic adaptor subunit — MFRLRLLAGPLAALILLPPAARASQTEVPVPAVTVVVAAEREIVERTVVTGTLVPRDEIMVSPEIEGCRITELLVEEGDRVARGAVLARLSREMLDTQLAQNAAAIARAEAAVDQARSTIVQAEAAQVEAALALERTRTLMKSGNATEALLEQRVSAARSADGRLAAARNGLSIAEAELLQAKAQRKELDLKLARTEIRAPEGGIVSRRVARVGATASASGEPLFRLIARGEIELEGEVTETGIPRLKAEAPAQLDLDTADGPVVVPGRVRAVYPEIDRATRLGKVRIRLQPDPRLRIGAFARGSVEVARRTGVAVPVASVVYGNGGATVLVVAGDRVEVRAVRTGLSAAGFIEIRDGVKAGDAVVARAGSFLRDGDRVRPVFPAQQASADALPRP, encoded by the coding sequence ATGTTCCGCCTCCGCCTGCTCGCCGGGCCGCTCGCCGCGCTGATCCTGCTGCCGCCCGCCGCCCGGGCAAGCCAGACCGAGGTGCCGGTGCCCGCCGTGACGGTCGTGGTCGCGGCCGAGCGCGAGATCGTGGAGCGCACCGTCGTCACCGGCACCCTGGTGCCGCGCGACGAGATCATGGTCTCGCCCGAGATCGAGGGCTGCCGCATCACCGAACTCCTGGTGGAGGAGGGCGACCGGGTCGCCCGGGGCGCCGTGCTGGCACGGCTGTCGCGCGAGATGCTGGACACCCAACTCGCCCAGAACGCTGCCGCGATCGCCCGGGCGGAGGCCGCGGTCGATCAGGCGCGCAGCACCATCGTGCAGGCCGAGGCCGCGCAGGTGGAGGCCGCCCTCGCGCTCGAGCGCACCCGCACCCTGATGAAGTCCGGCAACGCCACCGAGGCGCTGCTCGAGCAGCGCGTCTCGGCCGCCCGCTCGGCGGACGGACGGCTGGCGGCGGCCCGCAACGGCCTGTCGATCGCGGAGGCCGAGCTGCTGCAGGCCAAGGCCCAGCGCAAGGAACTCGACCTCAAGCTCGCCCGCACCGAGATCCGCGCGCCGGAGGGCGGCATCGTCAGCCGCCGCGTGGCGCGCGTCGGGGCGACGGCGAGCGCCTCCGGCGAGCCGCTGTTCCGTCTGATCGCCCGCGGCGAGATCGAGCTCGAAGGCGAGGTGACCGAGACCGGCATCCCGCGGCTCAAGGCCGAGGCCCCGGCCCAGCTCGACCTCGACACGGCGGACGGGCCGGTCGTGGTGCCGGGCCGCGTGCGCGCGGTCTATCCGGAGATCGACCGCGCGACGCGCCTCGGCAAGGTCCGCATCCGCCTGCAGCCCGATCCGCGCCTGCGCATCGGCGCCTTCGCCCGCGGCAGCGTCGAGGTGGCGCGCCGCACCGGCGTCGCCGTGCCGGTCGCCTCGGTGGTCTACGGCAATGGCGGCGCCACCGTGCTGGTGGTGGCGGGCGACCGGGTCGAGGTGAGGGCGGTCCGCACCGGCCTCTCGGCCGCGGGCTTCATCGAGATCCGCGACGGGGTGAAGGCGGGCGATGCCGTGGTCGCCCGGGCGGGCAGCTTCCTGCGCGACGGAGACCGGGTCCGGCCGGTCTTTCCCGCCCAGCAGGCCAGCGCCGACGCCCTCCCGCGCCCCTGA
- a CDS encoding DDE-type integrase/transposase/recombinase, whose protein sequence is MALLLPEGALTHAIHPNARTTPAVRAEIARSPEPSGVLAKRYGVSAETIRKWRKRGPHDCQDRSARPHKLPWKASEEERATGFPLDELTFIVSHFLPHLNRDAVDCILKAEGLNRPTPADRTRKPHSSFKDYEVGFVHLDVKHLPKLRDRDGITRKRCLYVAIDCASRFVHLAVKDDETAASAVAFLEEALAALPFRVTHVPTDRGSCFTADGFENPCRQHKIEHCTTRPSTLRTNGMVERFNGRVQREGLGIMLYSHRDLETVLAGFTAADNGRRQRALKGRSPDLVLREQLKAKPELAKPVTKPPDPDALPKALQVVAAAKEVAHPDN, encoded by the coding sequence ATGGCGCTCCTCCTCCCGGAGGGCGCGCTGACGCACGCGATTCATCCCAATGCCCGCACCACCCCGGCCGTGCGTGCCGAGATCGCCCGCTCCCCCGAACCCTCCGGCGTGCTCGCCAAGCGCTACGGCGTCTCCGCCGAGACCATCCGCAAATGGCGCAAACGCGGGCCACACGACTGCCAGGACCGCTCTGCCCGGCCCCATAAACTGCCCTGGAAAGCCAGCGAGGAGGAGCGCGCCACTGGCTTCCCGCTCGACGAGCTCACCTTCATCGTCAGCCATTTCCTGCCCCACCTGAACCGGGATGCAGTCGACTGCATCCTCAAGGCCGAAGGCCTCAACCGCCCCACCCCCGCCGACCGCACCCGCAAGCCCCACAGCTCTTTCAAGGACTACGAGGTCGGCTTCGTGCACCTGGACGTGAAACACCTGCCCAAGCTGCGGGATCGCGACGGGATCACGCGCAAACGCTGCTTGTATGTCGCCATCGACTGCGCCTCCCGCTTCGTGCATCTGGCCGTCAAAGATGACGAGACCGCGGCTTCAGCTGTCGCCTTTCTGGAGGAGGCGCTTGCGGCGCTGCCGTTTCGGGTTACGCACGTGCCGACCGACCGCGGCTCCTGCTTCACCGCTGATGGCTTTGAGAACCCCTGCCGGCAGCACAAGATCGAGCATTGCACGACCCGGCCCTCCACGCTGCGTACGAATGGAATGGTGGAGCGCTTCAACGGGCGGGTACAGCGCGAAGGGTTGGGGATCATGCTCTATAGCCATCGGGATCTTGAGACGGTGCTGGCCGGCTTCACCGCGGCCGACAACGGCCGCCGTCAACGTGCCCTGAAGGGCCGCTCCCCGGACCTGGTGCTGCGTGAGCAGCTGAAGGCGAAACCCGAGCTGGCCAAGCCCGTCACCAAGCCGCCCGACCCGGACGCACTCCCGAAAGCGCTCCAGGTTGTCGCGGCCGCCAAGGAGGTTGCGCATCCAGACAACTAG
- the nodB gene encoding chitooligosaccharide deacetylase NodB, which produces MRRLNYLSELRSECADGRGHHSVYLTFDDGPNPRCTPDILDVLAEHRVPATFCVIGAYAANEPELIQRMIAEGHEVANHTMTHPDLSRSESGEIQREILWANRVIRMTCPQALLRHMRAPYGSWTEEVLTTAARAGLAALHWSVDPRDWSRPGVDAIVDAVLSSVRPGAIVLLHDGCPPSELAPCTHAGLRDQTVVALARLIPELHSRGFTIRSLPQHH; this is translated from the coding sequence GTGAGACGCCTCAACTACTTATCAGAACTGCGCAGCGAGTGCGCTGACGGTAGAGGGCATCACAGCGTCTATTTGACCTTTGATGACGGTCCGAATCCACGTTGCACACCGGATATCCTTGATGTGCTGGCTGAACACCGGGTGCCGGCGACGTTCTGCGTCATTGGCGCGTACGCAGCAAATGAGCCTGAACTAATCCAAAGAATGATCGCAGAAGGGCACGAAGTCGCAAATCACACGATGACTCATCCGGACCTATCCAGAAGCGAATCCGGTGAAATACAAAGGGAAATACTATGGGCGAACAGGGTCATCAGGATGACATGTCCCCAAGCTTTGTTGCGGCACATGCGCGCGCCGTACGGCTCGTGGACAGAAGAAGTGCTTACTACTGCAGCGAGGGCTGGACTAGCGGCCCTGCACTGGTCAGTAGACCCGCGGGACTGGTCTCGGCCTGGGGTAGACGCGATTGTGGATGCAGTGCTGAGCTCTGTCCGTCCGGGTGCAATCGTGCTCTTGCACGACGGATGTCCTCCCAGCGAGTTGGCACCGTGCACTCACGCCGGTCTGCGAGACCAAACCGTCGTTGCGCTTGCCCGCCTGATTCCGGAATTGCATAGCCGCGGGTTTACAATTCGCTCGCTTCCTCAACATCACTGA
- the nodC gene encoding chitooligosaccharide synthase NodC translates to MDVLATASATAVSLYALLSTFYKGMQVFYALPTNVSSSESDNLIDSDVLPSVDVIVPCFNEDPCTLSACLASIAKQEYGGKLRVYVVDDGSGNRDAVTPVHDSYAHDPRFNFILLRNNIGKRKAQIAAIRRSSGDLVLNIDSDTIAASDVVTKLALKMQNPSVGAAMGQLTASNRSDTWLTRLIDMEYWLACNEERAAQARFGAVMCCCGPCAMYRRSALLLLLDQYETQVFRGKPSDFGEDRHLTILMLKAGFRTEYVPDAIAATVVPDRLGSYLRQQLRWARSTYRDTLLALRLLPGLDPFLTLDVVGQNLGSLFLALSLVTGLAQLALTATVPWWTGLVIASMTTIRCSVAALRTRQFRFLGFSLHTPINAFLLLPLKTYALCTLSNSSWLSRESATLAQNRDGKQIAIRNLVIGSNTTELSGIVALLRRLDLTRDSLMFGKPPLRAAATEASVHYGRRDRQTAERRGDAQGDCSDSRPLI, encoded by the coding sequence ATGGACGTGCTTGCCACAGCCAGCGCTACCGCTGTTTCATTGTATGCGCTACTCTCGACTTTTTATAAAGGCATGCAGGTGTTTTATGCTCTGCCGACAAACGTTTCATCATCGGAGTCGGACAATCTGATCGACTCGGACGTTCTGCCGAGCGTAGATGTCATCGTTCCCTGCTTTAACGAGGACCCGTGCACGCTCTCTGCGTGCCTGGCTTCAATTGCAAAGCAGGAATACGGCGGAAAACTGCGGGTCTATGTGGTTGATGACGGTTCGGGAAACCGCGATGCGGTAACGCCTGTACACGATTCCTACGCCCACGATCCGAGATTTAACTTCATTCTTCTCCGTAACAATATTGGAAAGCGCAAAGCACAGATCGCTGCGATACGCCGTTCATCAGGAGATTTGGTGCTCAACATCGACTCTGATACGATAGCCGCCTCCGACGTGGTCACGAAGCTTGCGTTGAAGATGCAGAATCCATCAGTCGGCGCGGCGATGGGTCAGTTGACAGCCAGTAATCGGAGCGATACTTGGTTGACACGGTTGATCGATATGGAATACTGGCTAGCTTGTAACGAGGAGCGCGCGGCGCAAGCTCGCTTCGGTGCCGTTATGTGCTGCTGCGGCCCTTGTGCTATGTACCGCAGGTCCGCGCTCCTTTTGTTGCTAGATCAGTACGAGACGCAAGTCTTTCGAGGTAAGCCAAGTGACTTCGGTGAGGATCGCCATCTCACGATTCTAATGCTGAAAGCAGGCTTTCGAACCGAGTACGTCCCGGACGCCATTGCGGCAACGGTCGTCCCGGATAGGCTCGGTTCGTATCTGCGCCAACAACTCCGCTGGGCACGGAGCACTTACCGAGACACGTTGCTCGCACTGCGCCTGCTGCCTGGCCTCGATCCCTTCCTCACCCTAGACGTAGTCGGACAGAATCTCGGATCTCTATTTCTCGCCCTTTCGTTAGTAACGGGGCTCGCGCAGCTCGCATTGACAGCTACAGTGCCGTGGTGGACAGGCTTAGTGATCGCATCCATGACCACAATTCGCTGCAGCGTGGCAGCGCTTCGTACTCGCCAGTTTCGATTTCTTGGATTTTCTCTTCACACGCCCATCAACGCTTTTCTGTTACTTCCCTTGAAAACCTATGCATTGTGTACATTGAGCAATAGCAGTTGGCTGTCGCGCGAGTCTGCCACTCTTGCACAAAACAGGGATGGAAAACAGATCGCCATCCGAAACCTGGTCATTGGATCGAATACTACAGAGCTTTCGGGGATTGTGGCGCTGCTTCGTAGGCTGGATCTCACGCGAGATTCCTTGATGTTCGGTAAGCCTCCGCTGAGGGCCGCGGCCACGGAGGCGAGCGTGCATTACGGCCGCCGAGATCGCCAAACAGCAGAGCGTCGAGGTGACGCGCAGGGCGATTGTTCAGACTCGCGCCCTCTCATCTGA
- the cysC gene encoding adenylyl-sulfate kinase, translating to MIPADHLALPSTIIRPNLATSRAGLMRQRACIVWLTGLSGAGKSTLANLVETRLAAEDRHAYILDGDNLRSGLNRDLGFSDADRIENMRRTVEVARLMADAGLIVIVSLISPFRRERAQARKAAGAVPFIEVHVDAPLAECERRDPKGLYRRARRGEIAHFTGIDSPYEAPDAPDLRLDTSVLTPEQAAERLIGYLQEHVLGRSYSSLKP from the coding sequence ATGATCCCTGCCGACCACCTCGCTCTGCCGAGCACCATCATCCGTCCGAACCTCGCCACATCGCGTGCCGGCCTGATGCGGCAGCGGGCCTGCATCGTATGGCTGACCGGGCTGTCGGGGGCGGGCAAGTCCACCCTGGCCAATCTGGTCGAGACCCGCCTCGCGGCGGAGGACCGCCACGCCTACATCCTCGATGGCGACAACCTGCGCAGCGGCCTCAACCGAGATCTCGGCTTCTCGGATGCCGATCGCATCGAGAACATGCGCCGCACCGTCGAGGTGGCGCGGCTGATGGCGGATGCGGGGCTGATCGTGATCGTTTCGCTGATCTCGCCCTTCCGGCGCGAGCGTGCGCAGGCGCGGAAAGCGGCTGGGGCGGTGCCCTTCATCGAGGTTCACGTGGACGCGCCGCTGGCGGAGTGCGAGCGGCGGGATCCCAAGGGGCTGTACCGGCGGGCGCGCCGCGGGGAGATCGCCCATTTCACCGGGATCGACTCGCCCTACGAGGCGCCCGACGCGCCGGACCTGCGCCTGGATACGAGCGTGCTCACGCCCGAGCAGGCGGCCGAGCGCCTCATCGGCTACCTTCAGGAGCATGTCCTCGGACGATCATACTCGTCACTTAAGCCCTAG
- a CDS encoding LysR family transcriptional regulator — MRFKGLDLNLLIALDALMKERNLTRAACSINLSQPAMSAAVARLRAYFRDELFIMRGRKLIPTSRAEELAAPVREALLHVQLAIISREKFKPAQSDRCFRIILSDFMTVVFFRNILERVALEAPDVSFELHDLADDPDELLRRGETDFLIFPELFMSNAHPRASLFDETLVCVGCCTNKQLSRQLTFERYMSMGHVVAKFGRTRKPSIEEWFLLEHGIKRRIDVVVQSFSMIPSMLLGTDRIGTIPLRLAKYFAKSMPLQVVELPLPLPAFTEAVQWPALHNADPASIWMREIFFQEASRMASSHEGA, encoded by the coding sequence ATGCGCTTCAAGGGCCTCGATCTCAATCTCCTCATCGCGCTCGACGCTTTGATGAAAGAGCGAAACCTCACCCGCGCGGCATGCAGCATCAACCTGAGCCAACCCGCCATGAGCGCGGCCGTCGCGCGTTTGCGCGCCTATTTCCGTGATGAGCTATTTATTATGAGGGGCCGCAAACTTATTCCAACATCGCGTGCAGAAGAACTCGCCGCCCCCGTTCGGGAGGCTCTGTTGCACGTACAGCTCGCAATTATCTCCCGGGAGAAGTTTAAACCGGCTCAATCGGATCGTTGCTTCAGGATCATCCTTTCAGATTTCATGACAGTCGTGTTTTTTAGAAATATACTGGAGCGTGTCGCTTTGGAGGCCCCCGACGTCAGCTTCGAATTGCATGACCTCGCTGATGATCCTGATGAGCTTCTTCGGCGCGGCGAAACCGATTTTCTAATCTTTCCGGAGTTGTTCATGTCGAATGCGCACCCGAGAGCGTCGCTTTTCGACGAGACACTTGTTTGCGTGGGATGCTGCACGAACAAGCAGCTATCGCGGCAGCTTACATTTGAGAGATACATGTCGATGGGGCACGTTGTAGCCAAATTCGGGCGCACGCGAAAGCCGTCCATCGAGGAATGGTTTTTGCTAGAGCACGGAATCAAGAGGCGGATTGACGTCGTTGTACAGAGCTTTAGCATGATCCCTTCTATGCTATTAGGCACTGACCGTATAGGGACTATACCCTTAAGGCTGGCAAAGTATTTCGCAAAATCGATGCCTCTGCAGGTCGTCGAGCTTCCGCTGCCACTTCCCGCGTTCACCGAGGCCGTCCAATGGCCTGCCCTTCACAATGCTGACCCGGCAAGCATCTGGATGAGGGAGATATTCTTCCAGGAGGCGTCCCGTATGGCTTCTTCGCATGAGGGCGCCTGA
- a CDS encoding NodA family N-acyltransferase, whose translation MRFPSDLCPSSGTGELSARSQVRWRLCWENELELADHAELAEFLRKAYNPSGTFNARPFEGGRSWAGARPEVRAIGYDSRGVAAHIAALRRFIKVGAVDLLVAELGLYAVRPDLEGLRISHSMLVMYPALKELGVPFGFGTVRHALQKHLTRLLGKAGLATIVSGVRVRSTLRDMRLDMPPTRVEDLLILVFPIGRPMSDWPAGTIIDRNGPEL comes from the coding sequence ATGAGATTCCCTTCCGACCTTTGCCCCAGCTCCGGAACAGGAGAGCTGTCCGCGCGCTCGCAGGTGCGGTGGAGGCTGTGCTGGGAAAATGAGCTGGAACTCGCCGACCATGCCGAACTCGCCGAGTTCCTGCGAAAGGCCTACAACCCGAGTGGGACGTTTAATGCAAGGCCATTCGAAGGCGGTCGAAGTTGGGCCGGCGCGAGACCTGAGGTCCGTGCAATCGGTTACGACTCGCGCGGCGTAGCGGCTCATATAGCCGCACTGCGTCGCTTCATCAAGGTTGGGGCGGTCGATCTACTCGTCGCCGAACTAGGATTGTACGCGGTACGTCCGGACCTTGAGGGACTGCGAATCAGTCATTCAATGCTCGTGATGTATCCAGCCCTGAAGGAGCTCGGCGTTCCATTCGGCTTCGGCACGGTTCGGCACGCGCTGCAGAAACATCTTACAAGGCTGCTCGGTAAGGCCGGTCTAGCGACCATCGTGTCCGGGGTTCGCGTGCGGTCCACCCTCAGAGATATGCGTCTCGACATGCCGCCCACACGGGTCGAGGACCTACTGATCCTAGTTTTCCCGATTGGAAGGCCAATGAGCGATTGGCCGGCTGGTACGATAATTGATCGGAACGGGCCAGAGCTGTGA
- a CDS encoding transposase family protein, translating into MIEGLAVCFPGLEDLRETSGCDHRLIAILVIAVCAVIACAESKDIGLYGRSKQAWLQTFLPLPCATSRFCARSP; encoded by the coding sequence ATGATCGAAGGTTTGGCGGTCTGCTTCCCGGGGCTTGAGGATCTACGCGAGACCAGCGGGTGCGACCACCGGCTCATCGCCATCCTGGTGATTGCGGTATGTGCGGTGATCGCCTGTGCCGAGAGCAAGGACATCGGGCTCTACGGACGCAGCAAGCAGGCGTGGCTGCAGACGTTCCTACCCCTGCCGTGCGCAACCTCGCGCTTCTGCGCAAGATCGCCCTGA
- the nodI gene encoding nodulation factor ABC transporter ATP-binding protein NodI has protein sequence MSTAAIDLTSVRKSYGDKIVIDGLSFTVAPGECFGLLGPNGAGKSTIARMLLGIAPLDAGKIKVLGEPVPARIRLARARIGVVPQFDNLDLEFTVRESLLVFGRYFSMSARDVEAVTPSLLEFARLEDKANARIADLSGGMKRRLTLARALINNPQLLVMDEPTTGLDPHARHLIWERLRSLLARGKTILLTTHFMEEAERLCDRVCVLEEGRKIAEGRPHALIQEKIGCHVIEIYGGNPHELRTLIRPYAQHIEVSGETLFCYAPDPEQVRVQLLGRTGLRLLQRPPNLEDVFLRLTGREMEK, from the coding sequence ATGTCTACAGCAGCAATCGATCTTACCAGCGTAAGGAAGTCATACGGCGACAAGATCGTTATCGACGGGTTGTCGTTCACTGTTGCGCCGGGAGAGTGCTTCGGCTTACTGGGACCGAACGGTGCAGGCAAGAGCACGATCGCGCGTATGCTCCTCGGCATAGCACCGCTTGACGCGGGCAAGATCAAGGTGCTCGGCGAGCCAGTGCCGGCACGCATTCGCTTGGCACGCGCGCGCATCGGCGTGGTCCCTCAGTTCGACAACCTTGACCTTGAGTTCACCGTACGCGAGAGCCTGTTGGTGTTCGGGCGCTACTTCAGCATGAGCGCTCGCGATGTCGAAGCGGTCACGCCGTCACTCCTTGAGTTCGCCCGCCTCGAGGACAAGGCGAATGCACGCATCGCTGACTTGTCCGGCGGCATGAAGCGGCGCCTGACGCTGGCGCGTGCGCTGATCAATAACCCTCAGCTGCTGGTGATGGATGAGCCGACCACCGGCCTCGATCCGCACGCGCGCCACCTGATCTGGGAACGCCTGCGCTCGCTGTTGGCCCGCGGCAAAACGATCCTTTTGACGACCCACTTCATGGAAGAGGCTGAGCGGTTGTGCGACCGAGTGTGTGTGCTTGAGGAAGGACGCAAGATCGCCGAAGGCCGGCCTCACGCGCTGATCCAGGAGAAGATTGGCTGCCACGTGATCGAGATCTACGGCGGCAATCCGCATGAGCTGCGTACGCTGATCAGGCCGTACGCGCAGCACATCGAGGTGAGCGGCGAGACGCTTTTTTGCTATGCGCCAGATCCAGAGCAGGTGCGGGTGCAGCTGCTTGGGCGCACGGGGCTACGCCTTCTGCAGCGTCCCCCGAATCTTGAGGATGTTTTTTTGCGGCTGACCGGGCGCGAGATGGAGAAATGA
- a CDS encoding carbamoyltransferase N-terminal domain-containing protein has product MLTDALAIAYIENGRRIVRAGHKKRSHKLRYPILDDLDAIVVASGAHDLDAPHDVDQFVIDDLDGEVGSLLEIVTGVPAIALIEPQCAEHQAESLIISAGGSGVMLHGRVFLAPCLQQQSILPA; this is encoded by the coding sequence ATGCTGACAGATGCTCTGGCGATTGCTTATATCGAGAACGGACGGCGCATTGTTCGGGCCGGGCACAAGAAGCGGAGTCACAAGCTTCGGTATCCAATTCTAGACGATCTCGATGCAATTGTCGTCGCTTCGGGGGCGCACGATCTGGATGCGCCGCACGACGTTGATCAGTTCGTGATCGACGACTTGGATGGGGAGGTCGGGTCTCTGCTCGAGATCGTCACTGGCGTACCCGCTATCGCGCTCATAGAGCCGCAGTGTGCCGAACACCAGGCCGAGAGCCTTATCATTTCTGCCGGCGGCTCCGGCGTGATGCTTCACGGAAGGGTCTTCTTGGCTCCATGTCTACAGCAGCAATCGATCTTACCAGCGTAA
- a CDS encoding HesB/IscA family protein, producing MISLTDNAVSAVKNALSQASGAPTGLRIMVEAGGCAGFKYMILLESTQRRGDLVIEQDGVRLFVEGRSQSLVSGLRIDFVTALNNSGFVFENPNAASKCACGKSFG from the coding sequence ATGATCTCGCTCACTGACAACGCGGTCTCCGCGGTGAAGAACGCTCTCTCGCAGGCTTCAGGCGCTCCGACCGGCCTGCGGATCATGGTCGAGGCGGGCGGCTGCGCCGGTTTCAAGTATATGATATTGCTGGAGAGCACCCAGCGCCGCGGGGATCTCGTGATCGAGCAGGACGGCGTCCGGCTATTCGTCGAGGGCCGGTCCCAGTCGCTGGTCTCCGGCCTGCGGATCGACTTCGTCACGGCGCTCAATAACTCTGGCTTCGTGTTTGAGAACCCGAACGCGGCGTCGAAATGCGCCTGCGGCAAGTCCTTCGGTTGA